Proteins found in one Labrenzia sp. VG12 genomic segment:
- a CDS encoding methyl-accepting chemotaxis protein — translation MSEAVEQGAGLEAFRERFAKGVVHFTWFNVFLVMATAFWVGHVSLVAVCGAALLLGAAATATWMKFGAGLETRLATAMSLAGLVALFVAALAVPEGQVGYQLDGHMYFFAVLAILAGWVDWRALVAYAAVVAVHHLVLNFTLPWAVFPDGADFSRVVFHAVIVIAEVAALWWVTTSLEQAFVASDNARHEAESARQEAMQLQAQTAEHDQLEQDKQQAVNDRIATFQAEISSKLDSVGLKVREMRGAAEELGAVAQDTTGQAASVSDASETASSNVQMVASAAEELSSSISEISRQVEQTTGIVDQATANAQTSNQKVAGLAEAANRIGEVVTLIQAIAEQTNLLALNATIEAARAGEAGKGFAVVAAEVKELATQTSKATEEIGSQISAIQAETKGAVESIGAIAAIMDEVNSYTAAIAAAVDEQGSATQEISRNVAEAANGTGRVAANIGGVRESVERTNRSVEGMSGASQMLESEAEEMRRAIDTFLKDVAA, via the coding sequence ATGAGTGAAGCAGTTGAGCAAGGAGCTGGCCTGGAAGCGTTCCGGGAGCGGTTTGCAAAAGGGGTGGTGCATTTCACCTGGTTCAACGTTTTCCTGGTCATGGCAACCGCCTTCTGGGTCGGGCACGTCTCGCTTGTCGCAGTGTGCGGCGCGGCGCTGTTGCTTGGCGCTGCAGCTACCGCCACCTGGATGAAGTTCGGCGCAGGTCTGGAGACGCGACTGGCGACCGCGATGTCGCTTGCCGGTCTCGTGGCCCTGTTCGTTGCAGCCTTGGCCGTGCCTGAGGGACAGGTCGGATACCAGCTCGACGGCCACATGTACTTCTTTGCGGTGCTGGCCATCCTGGCCGGGTGGGTCGATTGGCGTGCGCTGGTTGCCTATGCGGCGGTTGTCGCCGTGCATCACCTTGTCCTGAATTTCACCTTGCCCTGGGCCGTCTTTCCGGACGGCGCGGATTTCAGCCGCGTTGTTTTCCACGCGGTGATCGTGATCGCGGAAGTGGCGGCGCTCTGGTGGGTGACGACCAGTCTGGAGCAGGCATTCGTTGCATCTGACAACGCCCGGCACGAAGCGGAAAGCGCGCGTCAGGAGGCCATGCAGCTGCAGGCCCAGACAGCCGAGCACGACCAGCTGGAGCAGGACAAGCAGCAGGCTGTCAACGATCGTATTGCCACCTTCCAGGCCGAAATTTCCAGCAAGCTGGACAGTGTCGGCCTGAAAGTGCGCGAAATGCGTGGGGCGGCCGAGGAACTGGGCGCTGTTGCCCAGGACACGACGGGACAGGCGGCCTCGGTCTCGGACGCGTCCGAAACGGCGTCATCGAACGTGCAGATGGTGGCGTCTGCCGCCGAGGAACTGTCCTCGTCCATCTCGGAAATTTCGCGCCAGGTGGAACAGACCACGGGTATCGTCGATCAGGCAACCGCCAACGCCCAGACCTCCAATCAGAAGGTTGCGGGACTGGCGGAAGCCGCCAACCGCATCGGTGAGGTGGTGACCCTCATTCAGGCAATCGCCGAACAGACCAATCTGCTGGCGTTGAATGCGACCATCGAAGCGGCCCGTGCCGGTGAGGCCGGCAAGGGGTTTGCTGTGGTTGCGGCCGAAGTCAAGGAGCTGGCGACGCAGACCTCCAAGGCGACGGAAGAAATCGGGTCCCAGATCTCCGCGATCCAGGCGGAAACCAAGGGGGCTGTGGAATCCATCGGCGCGATTGCCGCCATCATGGACGAGGTCAACAGCTATACGGCGGCCATTGCCGCGGCTGTCGACGAGCAGGGCTCCGCCACCCAGGAAATTTCGCGCAATGTCGCTGAAGCGGCCAACGGGACAGGGCGGGTCGCGGCCAATATCGGCGGTGTCCGGGAATCCGTTGAACGCACCAACCGTTCTGTCGAAGGCATGAGCGGGGCCTCGCAAATGCTGGAAAGCGAGGCGGAGGAAATGCGCCGGGCCATCGACACGTTCCTGAAGGATGTCGCTGCCTGA
- the pabB gene encoding aminodeoxychorismate synthase component I, with the protein MSERALKPGSILLLDLLKQRSALLFERPREIVTCTRLDEVTSCLARLDKAQEKGLFAAGYLAYELGFAFEEKLRCRYEDKGEPLLWFGLYDAPEELDLSTARHLLAESADGSPASTGAPQFDMDRAAYGKAFAAVQEHLAKGDIYQVNLTMRAGFAHQGAPEQLFLDLMRRQPVEFAAYLCLPGRTVLSLSPELFLEREGTLLRTRPMKGTAPRGRYTSEDGRIARDLAEDPKQRAENTMIVDLMRNDLSRIAKTGTVRVRQLCEVERYQSLHQMTSTIEAELPAGTGFSSVIENLFPCGSITGAPKLSAMQIAHELETGPRGVYTGSIGYLAPGGDFRLNVAIRTLVLRQNGMGEAGAGSGVVFDSGAAPEYDECALKLKFLSENVPDFELIETLAFDPAEGFLLLERHLQRLQQSAIYFGFAFQEQVIRSALETAAAKYIGAQRVRLLLNADGEVSLTATDLTPVDGATVFNLALASERTHSGNRFLYHKTTNRAFYDDTRSRYQAETGCQEVLFENENGYLTEGSYMTLFLRKNGKLLTPALKHGLLPGTFRAGLLECGLASEADLTRADLASADEILLGNSVRGLVRARVLSQQGAVPVPEPVVTGLTVERQAV; encoded by the coding sequence ATGTCTGAGCGCGCCCTAAAGCCCGGATCGATCCTGTTGCTGGACCTTTTGAAGCAGCGCTCCGCGTTGCTGTTTGAACGCCCGCGCGAGATCGTCACCTGTACGCGGCTGGACGAGGTCACCTCGTGTCTCGCCCGTCTGGATAAGGCCCAGGAGAAGGGGCTGTTTGCAGCAGGATATCTTGCCTACGAACTGGGCTTCGCCTTTGAGGAAAAGCTGCGTTGCCGGTACGAGGACAAGGGCGAGCCACTTCTCTGGTTCGGTCTTTATGATGCCCCGGAAGAACTGGACCTGAGCACAGCACGGCACCTGCTGGCGGAGAGCGCGGACGGATCTCCGGCGTCGACCGGCGCCCCGCAATTCGACATGGACCGTGCCGCCTATGGTAAGGCCTTTGCCGCAGTCCAGGAGCATCTGGCAAAGGGTGACATCTACCAGGTCAATCTGACCATGCGCGCGGGTTTTGCGCACCAGGGCGCGCCGGAACAGCTGTTTCTCGACCTGATGCGCCGGCAACCGGTCGAGTTTGCCGCCTATTTGTGTTTGCCGGGCCGCACCGTGCTGTCGCTGTCCCCGGAGCTCTTCCTGGAGCGGGAAGGCACGTTGCTGCGCACCCGCCCGATGAAAGGAACGGCGCCCCGCGGGCGGTACACATCGGAAGACGGTCGCATTGCGCGAGACCTTGCCGAGGACCCGAAACAGCGCGCCGAAAACACCATGATCGTCGACCTGATGCGCAATGACCTGTCGCGCATTGCAAAGACCGGGACGGTCCGGGTGAGGCAGCTTTGCGAGGTTGAGCGCTACCAGAGCCTGCATCAGATGACCTCGACCATCGAGGCCGAGCTTCCGGCCGGCACAGGCTTTTCTTCCGTGATCGAAAATCTCTTCCCGTGTGGTTCGATCACCGGCGCACCGAAACTGAGTGCCATGCAGATCGCCCACGAGCTGGAGACGGGACCCCGGGGCGTCTACACCGGCTCGATCGGTTATCTGGCACCAGGAGGTGACTTCCGCCTGAATGTTGCCATCCGAACGCTGGTGCTGCGCCAGAACGGCATGGGGGAAGCGGGTGCCGGCTCCGGTGTTGTCTTCGACAGTGGCGCTGCGCCCGAATATGACGAATGCGCGTTGAAACTCAAATTCCTGTCTGAAAACGTGCCGGACTTCGAACTGATCGAGACACTCGCCTTCGATCCGGCAGAAGGGTTTCTGCTGCTGGAGCGGCATTTGCAGCGCTTGCAGCAATCGGCGATCTATTTCGGATTTGCGTTTCAGGAGCAGGTTATCCGGTCGGCATTGGAAACGGCGGCCGCCAAATACATTGGCGCGCAGCGCGTCCGGTTGCTGTTGAATGCAGACGGTGAGGTGTCGCTCACCGCAACGGATCTGACACCCGTCGACGGCGCAACGGTGTTCAATCTTGCGCTGGCATCGGAGAGAACCCATTCCGGCAACCGGTTCCTCTACCACAAGACCACCAACAGGGCCTTCTACGACGACACCCGCAGCCGCTACCAGGCGGAGACCGGTTGCCAGGAAGTGTTGTTTGAAAACGAAAACGGCTACCTGACCGAAGGCAGCTACATGACGCTCTTCTTGCGGAAAAACGGAAAGCTGCTGACACCGGCCTTGAAACATGGACTGTTGCCGGGAACCTTTCGGGCTGGTCTTCTGGAATGTGGTCTCGCCTCTGAGGCCGATCTGACCCGGGCCG
- the msrA gene encoding peptide-methionine (S)-S-oxide reductase MsrA — MSFMTMLTKKFSLPEKADALPGRSEAIRPAEPHFVNGRPLEGPYPDGLKSVLVGMGCFWGAERLFWQLPGVYVTAVGYAGGHTPNPTYHETCTGRTGHTEAVLVVYDPEEVSLADIFKVFWENHDPTQGMRQGNDTGTQYRSAIYAGSDEDLALAEQSKTAYQEALKAGGVMSTITTEIRKLDDFYFAEDYHQQYLAKNPAGYCGIGGTGVACPVGLGQGS, encoded by the coding sequence ATGTCATTCATGACCATGCTGACAAAGAAATTCTCGCTGCCTGAAAAAGCCGACGCGCTTCCGGGCAGGAGTGAGGCGATCCGTCCGGCGGAGCCACATTTTGTCAATGGCCGGCCGTTGGAAGGGCCTTATCCGGACGGTTTGAAAAGCGTTCTCGTCGGCATGGGCTGTTTCTGGGGCGCTGAACGACTATTCTGGCAGTTGCCGGGCGTCTATGTCACGGCCGTCGGCTATGCCGGCGGGCACACGCCCAATCCGACCTATCACGAGACCTGTACGGGCCGCACAGGCCACACCGAGGCGGTCCTTGTGGTCTACGATCCGGAAGAAGTGTCTCTGGCGGACATCTTCAAGGTGTTCTGGGAAAATCACGATCCGACCCAGGGCATGCGCCAGGGCAACGACACGGGCACGCAGTACCGGTCCGCGATCTATGCCGGTTCGGACGAGGATCTGGCACTGGCGGAACAGTCGAAGACTGCCTACCAGGAAGCTCTGAAAGCAGGCGGCGTCATGTCCACGATCACCACGGAGATCCGCAAGCTGGATGACTTCTACTTCGCCGAGGATTATCACCAGCAGTATCTGGCCAAAAATCCGGCCGGATATTGCGGCATCGGCGGCACAGGCGTTGCCTGTCCGGTTGGTCTTGGTCAAGGCAGCTGA